In one Achromobacter spanius genomic region, the following are encoded:
- a CDS encoding thiamine pyrophosphate-binding protein, whose translation MSEKLEITGGEAIARMFAAHDVGLMFGMGGFQLLPFYDAVRRLKLNHNLINDERCAVFAADAYTKVSGRPGVCDATLGPGATNLVTGLAEAFNAGTPLVALVGDSHRLHSWKNMTQEARQLEVLRPVVKDVLRVEMIERIPELVRRAFAVATSGRPGPVVLDVPEDIAHAIHAFDADEFYSSANARRAPALRCRPAADDLAQAASMLAGAARPLMLCGGGVHISEAALAVEAFARRFNIPVAHTMSGKGAIACSDPLNAGLFGRYSRIANDLIAKADCLFVVGCKLGEVATRRYDLLNAGVPVIHLDIVAEEFDRTTTPALRLWGDARATLEELGERMAAQASQADRQAYADEVGQAMHAWRESVQGKLTSSDSPIGMARLMHEINATLPEDGILVADGGFAAHWGGLLFDTKRAGRGFVPDRGFASIGYGIPGAIGAAAAAPGRQVVSLTGDGGCNMSLGELETAVRMGLAFTLVVVNNAASGYIKALQHLMYGGGNYQSSDLVETNYANVARALGCNGIRVEDPADIKAALASAYACKDRPTILDVVVTRDPAHMLPGVDSRAAKIKPGDRIA comes from the coding sequence ATGTCGGAAAAACTGGAAATCACAGGCGGCGAGGCCATCGCCCGCATGTTCGCCGCGCATGACGTCGGCCTGATGTTCGGCATGGGCGGCTTTCAACTGCTGCCCTTCTACGACGCCGTGCGGCGCTTGAAGCTGAATCACAACCTGATCAACGACGAGCGCTGCGCCGTGTTCGCGGCAGACGCCTACACCAAGGTCAGCGGGCGGCCCGGCGTGTGCGACGCCACCTTGGGGCCGGGCGCCACCAATCTGGTCACCGGCCTGGCCGAAGCCTTCAACGCCGGCACGCCGCTGGTGGCGCTGGTGGGCGATTCGCACCGCCTGCATTCGTGGAAGAACATGACGCAGGAAGCGCGCCAGCTTGAAGTGCTGCGCCCCGTGGTCAAGGACGTGCTGCGCGTGGAGATGATCGAGCGCATTCCCGAACTGGTGCGTCGCGCCTTCGCGGTGGCCACCAGCGGCCGCCCCGGCCCCGTGGTGCTGGACGTGCCCGAAGACATCGCGCACGCCATCCACGCCTTTGACGCCGACGAGTTCTATTCCAGCGCCAACGCCCGCCGCGCCCCCGCGTTGCGCTGCCGCCCCGCCGCCGATGACCTGGCCCAAGCCGCCAGCATGTTGGCCGGCGCCGCGCGCCCCCTGATGCTGTGTGGCGGCGGCGTGCACATCAGCGAGGCCGCCTTGGCCGTCGAAGCCTTCGCGCGCCGCTTCAACATCCCCGTGGCGCACACCATGAGCGGCAAGGGCGCCATTGCTTGCAGCGACCCGCTGAACGCCGGCCTCTTCGGCCGCTATAGCCGCATCGCCAACGACCTGATCGCCAAGGCCGACTGCCTGTTCGTCGTCGGCTGCAAGCTGGGTGAAGTGGCCACCCGGCGCTATGACCTGCTGAACGCGGGCGTGCCGGTCATTCATCTGGACATCGTGGCCGAAGAGTTCGACCGCACCACCACCCCTGCCCTGCGGCTATGGGGCGACGCGCGCGCCACGCTTGAAGAATTGGGCGAACGCATGGCGGCGCAAGCCTCGCAAGCCGACCGCCAGGCATACGCGGATGAAGTCGGGCAAGCCATGCACGCCTGGCGCGAATCCGTGCAGGGCAAGCTGACGTCTTCCGACAGCCCCATCGGCATGGCGCGCCTGATGCATGAGATCAACGCCACGCTGCCCGAAGACGGCATCCTGGTGGCCGACGGCGGCTTTGCGGCGCATTGGGGCGGCCTGCTGTTTGACACCAAGCGCGCGGGCCGGGGCTTTGTGCCCGACCGCGGCTTTGCCTCCATCGGCTACGGCATTCCGGGTGCAATCGGCGCCGCCGCCGCCGCGCCCGGGCGGCAAGTCGTCAGCCTGACGGGTGACGGTGGCTGCAATATGTCGCTGGGTGAATTGGAAACGGCGGTGCGCATGGGCCTGGCCTTCACGCTGGTGGTGGTGAACAACGCGGCGTCGGGCTATATCAAGGCGTTGCAACACCTGATGTACGGTGGCGGCAACTATCAATCATCCGATCTGGTGGAAACCAACTACGCCAACGTAGCGCGCGCGCTGGGCTGCAACGGCATCCGCGTGGAAGACCCCGCCGACATCAAGGCGGCCCTGGCCAGCGCCTACGCCTGCAAGGACCGCCCCACCATCCTGGACGTCGTGGTCACGCGCGACCCGGCACACATGTTGCCGGGCGTGGACAGCCGCGCCGCCAAGATCAAGCCGGGCGACCGCATCGCCTGA
- a CDS encoding Bug family tripartite tricarboxylate transporter substrate binding protein, giving the protein MKRRTWMNLAAATLALSLTGAATAQGSYPDRPIRLIVPFPPGGTSDVVGRIFAEALGKQLGQTVVVENRGGAGGTVGTRAVASAAPDGYTLLLGTSSTNGTNSAVYKNLSYDAVKDFTPVTQIIRVPGVIVVNKDFPAKDYAQFFALVKGAPGKYSYASSGNGGATHMAMEYYKSLSGLDMMHVPYRGTGPALNDVIAGQVPILWDTAASSMAHIQSGNLRAIVVAAKTRLPQLPDVPTFAEMGLPDYDAEMWNGLLAPAGLPKDVLAKLSDASRKALADPDVQAKYAGVGAYVVADTPEEFGAMIKADVAKWKKVADFANISVQ; this is encoded by the coding sequence ATGAAGAGAAGAACCTGGATGAACTTGGCGGCCGCAACGCTGGCCCTGTCGCTGACGGGCGCCGCCACGGCGCAAGGCAGCTACCCCGACCGCCCCATTCGCCTGATCGTGCCCTTTCCACCGGGCGGCACGTCCGACGTGGTGGGCCGCATCTTTGCCGAGGCGCTGGGCAAGCAGTTGGGCCAGACGGTGGTCGTGGAAAACCGGGGCGGCGCGGGCGGCACCGTCGGCACGCGCGCGGTGGCGTCCGCCGCGCCCGACGGCTACACGCTGCTGCTGGGCACATCCAGCACCAACGGCACCAATTCGGCGGTGTACAAGAACCTGTCTTACGACGCCGTGAAAGACTTCACGCCGGTCACGCAGATCATCCGCGTGCCGGGCGTGATTGTGGTCAACAAGGATTTCCCGGCCAAGGACTACGCGCAATTCTTCGCGCTGGTCAAAGGCGCGCCGGGCAAGTATTCGTATGCGTCCTCGGGCAATGGCGGCGCCACGCACATGGCCATGGAGTACTACAAGTCGCTGTCGGGGCTGGACATGATGCATGTACCGTATCGCGGCACCGGCCCGGCATTGAACGACGTCATCGCAGGCCAGGTACCCATCTTGTGGGACACGGCGGCGTCGTCCATGGCGCACATCCAGTCGGGCAATTTGCGGGCGATCGTGGTGGCGGCCAAGACGCGCTTGCCGCAACTGCCCGACGTACCCACCTTCGCGGAAATGGGCCTGCCTGACTACGACGCCGAAATGTGGAATGGCCTGCTGGCCCCAGCCGGCCTGCCCAAGGACGTGCTGGCCAAGCTGAGCGACGCATCGCGCAAGGCCCTGGCGGACCCGGACGTGCAGGCCAAGTATGCGGGCGTGGGCGCCTATGTGGTGGCCGACACGCCCGAGGAGTTTGGCGCGATGATCAAAGCCGACGTGGCCAAGTGGAAGAAGGTGGCCGACTTCGCCAACATCTCGGTGCAATAG